A single region of the Devosia sp. FJ2-5-3 genome encodes:
- a CDS encoding ETC complex I subunit — MTARIYRPSRNVMQSGRGKSKSWVLVHEAAVPRGIDPLMGYTTTAETRQQVRLSFDSQEEAEAYAQRNGIEYTVQPAHDTTPKKVSYPDNFRSDRRTPWTH, encoded by the coding sequence ATGACCGCCCGCATCTACCGCCCTTCTCGTAATGTGATGCAATCCGGCAGAGGCAAGTCCAAGAGCTGGGTCCTTGTTCATGAGGCCGCCGTTCCGCGCGGCATCGACCCGCTCATGGGCTATACGACGACGGCGGAAACCCGCCAGCAGGTTCGCCTTTCCTTCGATAGCCAGGAAGAAGCCGAGGCCTATGCGCAGCGCAATGGCATCGAATACACAGTGCAACCAGCGCATGACACCACGCCCAAGAAAGTCAGCTATCCGGACAATTTCCGTTCGGACCGCCGGACACCCTGGACGCACTAA
- a CDS encoding Gfo/Idh/MocA family oxidoreductase, whose amino-acid sequence MAENGAKRIRLGMVGGGTGAFIGYVHRIAARLDGDYELVAGALSSRPEVALESGKNLGLAEDRIYTSYEEMARAEAARPDGIQAVSIVTPNHMHFGPAKAFLEAGIHVICDKPITSTIEDARKLLEIQPKNGAKFLLTHNYTGYPLIRQARDMIAAGALGKIRVVQAEYAQDWLTEAAGDDNKQAAWRTDPARSGAGGAIGDIGTHAYNLLRFVTGLKTEAVSADLTAFVPGRQLDDNVHIMLRFEGGAKGMLWASQVAVGKENGLLLRVYGDKGGLEWSQENPNYMWFTEFGKPRQLLTRGGSISMPPAASMNVRIPSGHPEGYLEAFATLYSQFAAVIRGEGSEYEGLLPTMADGIEGMQFITASVKSSQNDSRWTKFSDI is encoded by the coding sequence ATGGCTGAAAACGGCGCAAAGCGCATTCGCCTTGGCATGGTCGGCGGCGGCACGGGAGCCTTCATCGGCTACGTCCACCGCATCGCAGCGCGGCTTGACGGAGACTATGAACTCGTCGCCGGCGCCCTGTCCTCCCGCCCGGAAGTGGCTCTGGAATCAGGGAAAAATCTCGGTCTCGCCGAAGACCGAATCTATACGTCCTACGAGGAAATGGCCCGCGCCGAGGCGGCTCGCCCGGACGGTATCCAGGCGGTTTCCATCGTCACGCCCAACCACATGCACTTCGGTCCCGCCAAGGCCTTTCTCGAAGCCGGCATCCATGTGATCTGCGACAAGCCGATCACCTCGACCATCGAGGATGCTCGTAAGCTCCTGGAAATCCAGCCGAAAAACGGCGCGAAGTTCCTGCTCACCCACAACTACACCGGCTATCCGCTGATCCGTCAGGCCCGAGACATGATCGCGGCCGGCGCCCTCGGCAAGATCCGTGTCGTCCAGGCTGAATACGCCCAGGACTGGCTGACGGAAGCCGCTGGCGACGACAATAAGCAGGCCGCCTGGCGAACCGACCCCGCCCGGTCCGGTGCCGGCGGTGCCATCGGCGATATCGGCACCCACGCCTACAATCTGCTTCGCTTCGTCACCGGGCTAAAAACCGAAGCAGTTTCAGCAGACTTGACTGCATTTGTCCCCGGGCGTCAGCTTGATGATAATGTGCACATCATGCTGCGTTTCGAAGGCGGGGCAAAAGGCATGCTTTGGGCGAGCCAGGTCGCGGTAGGCAAGGAAAATGGTCTCCTGCTGCGGGTCTATGGCGACAAGGGTGGGCTCGAATGGTCTCAGGAGAACCCGAACTATATGTGGTTCACTGAGTTCGGCAAGCCGCGCCAGTTGTTGACCCGTGGTGGCTCGATCTCCATGCCGCCCGCCGCGTCTATGAACGTGCGCATTCCGTCCGGTCACCCGGAAGGATATTTGGAAGCCTTTGCAACGCTTTACAGCCAGTTCGCTGCTGTCATTCGCGGTGAGGGCAGCGAGTACGAAGGTCTTCTGCCCACCATGGCGGACGGTATCGAAGGCATGCAGTTCATCACTGCCTCGGTAAAGTCCAGCCAGAACGACAGCCGCTGGACCAAGTTCAGCGACATCTGA
- the ugpC gene encoding sn-glycerol-3-phosphate ABC transporter ATP-binding protein UgpC, producing the protein MQPSVSIKDLSLNFGNVKVLERLNLDIAQGEFIVLLGPSGCGKSTLLNCIAGLLEVSDGQIFINGKNVTWEEPKDRGIGMVFQSYALYPQMTVEKNLSFGLRVSGMAKDEIEKRVKRAAEILQIEPLLQRKPANLSGGQRQRVAIGRALVRDVDVFLFDEPLSNLDAKLRSDLRVEIKRLHQRLKNTMIYVTHDQIEALTLADRIAIMKSGVIQQLADPHTIYNKPVNLYVAGFIGSPSMNFLNGTLDGATFTADDGTKIPVGSYDFTAPANGARKAVLGVRPEHIFLGDAAHGSPFTTSAEIEIVEPMGSETLAWTKVAGIPVTFRCSSDIELNVGDKVTLGFDIARGSLFDAQTENRL; encoded by the coding sequence ATGCAACCCAGCGTTTCCATCAAAGACCTCTCGCTCAATTTCGGCAATGTGAAGGTGCTCGAGCGCCTCAATCTCGACATTGCCCAGGGTGAGTTCATCGTGCTGCTCGGGCCCTCGGGCTGTGGCAAGTCGACCCTGCTGAACTGCATCGCGGGGCTTCTCGAAGTCTCCGACGGGCAGATCTTCATCAATGGCAAGAACGTCACCTGGGAAGAGCCCAAGGACCGCGGCATCGGCATGGTGTTCCAGTCCTACGCGCTCTATCCGCAGATGACGGTCGAAAAGAACCTGTCCTTCGGCCTGCGCGTTTCGGGCATGGCCAAGGATGAGATCGAAAAGCGCGTCAAGCGCGCCGCCGAAATCCTCCAGATCGAGCCGCTGCTGCAGCGCAAGCCGGCCAATCTCTCCGGTGGCCAGCGTCAGCGCGTCGCCATCGGCCGCGCCCTCGTGCGTGATGTGGATGTGTTCCTCTTCGACGAGCCGCTATCCAACCTCGACGCCAAGCTCCGCTCGGATCTGCGCGTCGAGATCAAGCGCCTGCACCAGCGCCTCAAGAACACCATGATCTACGTGACCCACGACCAGATCGAGGCCCTGACGCTTGCCGACCGCATCGCCATCATGAAGAGCGGTGTCATCCAGCAGCTGGCCGATCCGCACACCATCTACAACAAGCCCGTCAATCTCTATGTGGCAGGCTTCATCGGTTCGCCGTCGATGAACTTCCTCAACGGCACGCTGGATGGCGCGACCTTCACCGCCGATGATGGCACCAAGATCCCGGTCGGCTCCTACGATTTCACCGCGCCGGCAAATGGGGCGCGCAAGGCCGTCCTTGGCGTCCGTCCCGAGCATATTTTCCTCGGCGATGCGGCGCATGGTTCGCCCTTCACCACGTCGGCGGAGATCGAGATCGTCGAGCCCATGGGCTCGGAGACCCTCGCCTGGACCAAGGTTGCCGGCATTCCGGTCACCTTCCGCTGCTCCAGCGATATCGAGCTCAATGTTGGTGACAAGGTCACCCTCGGCTTCGATATCGCGCGCGGTTCGCTGTTCGACGCACAGACGGAAAACCGTCTCTGA
- a CDS encoding ABC transporter substrate-binding protein has protein sequence MKKFAVVAAMATALLGSTSAMAADLEVTHWWTSAGEAAAIAEFAKIFEAETGNTWVDSALAGSGTGANPVIISRIIGGNPMGATQMNTGRDAEELIQAGLMRDLTDVVADLDIDSFYVDQSLLEPCRYEGGLYCLPINIHSWDWLWLSTAAYEKIGQPVPTNWDEYVASWPALQEAGILPFGLATGWPINGIPGVLMNGIGGADLVKRINTDKDPEAVRGPEFRKVAEALDALRKVTSPETMVPSFGDVGNQLLEGTAAGNIHGDWLAGDLQIAGGVPGEDYECLPALGVGDQLTGGGDSFYFPKLPEGTDPAVIEAQAQLARILISPEAQLKFNMVKGSMPIRTDIDLSGANACMTKALGLLKNGLLPSGDSSLSSDTQQQLQDLDLEFFADESVTVDDYIERRAEIIAQAD, from the coding sequence ATGAAGAAGTTTGCAGTAGTTGCCGCCATGGCAACTGCGTTGCTCGGCTCGACTTCGGCCATGGCAGCGGATCTTGAAGTCACCCACTGGTGGACTTCTGCCGGTGAAGCTGCCGCTATCGCCGAATTCGCCAAGATTTTCGAGGCAGAGACGGGCAATACCTGGGTCGACAGCGCGCTGGCCGGTTCGGGCACTGGCGCAAACCCGGTCATCATCAGCCGTATCATCGGTGGCAACCCGATGGGCGCCACCCAGATGAACACCGGCCGTGATGCCGAGGAGCTCATCCAGGCTGGCCTGATGCGCGACCTGACCGACGTTGTTGCCGATCTCGATATCGACAGCTTCTATGTCGACCAGTCCCTGCTCGAGCCGTGCCGCTACGAAGGCGGTCTCTACTGCCTGCCGATCAACATCCACTCGTGGGACTGGCTGTGGCTCTCCACTGCTGCCTACGAAAAGATCGGCCAGCCCGTCCCGACCAATTGGGATGAATATGTTGCCTCCTGGCCTGCACTGCAGGAAGCCGGCATCCTGCCCTTCGGCCTCGCGACCGGCTGGCCGATCAACGGCATTCCCGGCGTTCTCATGAACGGCATCGGTGGTGCCGACCTCGTCAAGCGCATCAACACCGACAAGGATCCGGAAGCCGTTCGCGGGCCGGAATTCCGCAAGGTTGCTGAAGCTCTCGACGCCCTGCGCAAGGTGACTTCGCCCGAAACCATGGTTCCGTCCTTCGGTGACGTTGGCAATCAGCTGCTCGAAGGCACTGCTGCCGGCAACATCCATGGCGACTGGCTCGCTGGCGATCTGCAGATCGCAGGCGGCGTCCCCGGTGAAGACTATGAATGTCTCCCCGCTCTCGGCGTCGGCGATCAGCTGACCGGTGGCGGTGACTCCTTCTACTTCCCCAAGCTTCCCGAAGGCACCGATCCGGCTGTGATCGAAGCCCAGGCCCAGCTGGCACGCATCCTGATCTCGCCTGAAGCCCAGCTCAAGTTCAACATGGTCAAGGGCTCCATGCCGATCCGTACCGACATCGACCTGTCGGGCGCCAACGCCTGCATGACCAAGGCTCTTGGTCTGCTCAAGAACGGCCTGCTGCCCTCGGGCGACTCCTCGCTCTCCAGCGACACCCAGCAGCAGCTGCAGGATCTCGATCTCGAATTCTTCGCTGACGAAAGCGTCACCGTTGATGACTACATCGAGCGCCGCGCCGAGATCATCGCTCAGGCTGACTAA
- a CDS encoding TraB/GumN family protein has protein sequence MIIRKLIAALTLAVSATLPAASAPALWKVHDADSAIWLFGSIHLLPEDTEWRTAALEKIMAKADLVYFETDLGLEAQPEIIALTMEHGFARDGRLLNERIDAGLMAKVRDAAGLYGVPVPTLLAMRPWLAASTISVTALAQAGYDPNLGVDLTLQNEIDRDRLRFFETAAEQIGFLAGGDEASEVAMLEGTLTEADRLVEMLDEMKAAWADGNPEALADLFMADAGAYGDAFIEILINQRNRNWVDQIETLLDKNDEALIVVGAGHLLGEMSVVKLLEEKGFSAERIQ, from the coding sequence ATGATCATCCGGAAGCTGATTGCCGCCCTAACTCTTGCCGTCTCGGCCACCCTGCCGGCGGCAAGCGCGCCCGCGCTGTGGAAGGTCCATGACGCGGACAGCGCCATCTGGCTGTTCGGCTCGATCCACCTGCTCCCAGAGGACACCGAATGGCGCACGGCGGCGCTGGAGAAGATCATGGCCAAGGCTGACCTGGTCTATTTCGAAACCGATTTGGGTCTGGAGGCACAGCCGGAGATTATCGCCCTGACCATGGAGCATGGGTTTGCGCGGGATGGGCGCTTGCTCAATGAACGGATCGATGCCGGCCTGATGGCAAAAGTGCGTGATGCGGCAGGGCTTTACGGCGTACCCGTGCCCACCTTGCTGGCCATGCGACCATGGCTGGCGGCCAGCACGATCTCCGTAACGGCCCTGGCCCAGGCGGGGTATGACCCAAATCTGGGTGTCGACCTGACCCTTCAAAATGAAATCGACCGGGATCGGCTGCGGTTCTTCGAGACGGCGGCGGAGCAGATCGGCTTCCTGGCGGGCGGGGACGAAGCCAGCGAGGTGGCGATGCTGGAAGGAACGCTGACCGAAGCCGATCGCCTGGTCGAGATGCTCGATGAGATGAAGGCGGCCTGGGCGGACGGCAATCCAGAGGCGCTGGCCGATCTCTTCATGGCCGATGCCGGCGCCTATGGCGATGCCTTCATCGAGATTCTCATCAACCAGCGCAATCGCAACTGGGTCGATCAGATCGAAACGCTGTTGGACAAAAACGACGAAGCGCTGATTGTGGTGGGCGCCGGGCATCTCCTGGGAGAGATGAGCGTCGTTAAGTTGTTGGAAGAAAAGGGCTTTTCCGCAGAACGCATTCAGTAG
- a CDS encoding sugar phosphate isomerase/epimerase, translating to MRTIKGPAIFLAQFAGDTAPFDTLDNICRWAAGLGYKGVQIPTWVSSFIDLEKAANSKTYADEIKGIVNSHGLEITELSTHLQGQLVAVHPAYDTAFDGFAPAAVHGNPKARQEWAVQTLKNAAKASQNLGLKAHATFSGALAWPYVYPWPQRPAGLVEEAFDELARRWTPILNAFDDAGVDVCYEIHPGEDLHDGISFEMFLERVNNHPRANILYDPSHFVLQQLNYLDFIDIYKDRIKAFHVKDAEFNPTGRQGVYGGFQSWVDRAGRFRSIGDGQVDFPAIFAKLTANDFDGWAVLEWECAIKHPEDGAREGAEFIKSYIIRVTEKAFDDFASGGTDQAANRKMLGLS from the coding sequence ATGCGCACCATCAAGGGGCCCGCAATTTTTCTGGCCCAGTTTGCCGGCGACACTGCGCCGTTCGACACTCTGGACAATATCTGCCGCTGGGCTGCCGGTCTCGGCTACAAGGGCGTTCAGATCCCGACCTGGGTCTCGAGCTTTATCGATCTCGAAAAGGCCGCCAATTCAAAGACCTATGCGGACGAGATCAAGGGCATCGTCAATAGCCACGGTCTCGAGATCACCGAGCTTTCCACCCACCTTCAGGGACAGCTCGTCGCCGTTCATCCGGCCTATGACACCGCATTCGATGGTTTCGCCCCGGCCGCTGTGCATGGCAATCCCAAGGCCCGTCAGGAATGGGCCGTCCAGACGCTCAAGAACGCCGCCAAGGCTTCCCAGAACCTCGGCCTCAAGGCCCACGCCACCTTCTCCGGCGCCCTTGCATGGCCCTATGTCTATCCGTGGCCGCAGCGCCCCGCAGGCCTCGTCGAAGAGGCCTTCGATGAACTGGCCCGCCGCTGGACGCCGATCCTGAATGCCTTTGATGATGCCGGCGTCGACGTCTGCTACGAAATCCATCCCGGCGAGGATCTGCACGATGGCATTTCCTTCGAAATGTTCCTCGAGCGCGTGAACAACCACCCGCGCGCCAACATCCTCTACGATCCCAGCCATTTCGTTCTGCAGCAGCTGAACTATCTCGACTTCATCGACATCTACAAGGACCGCATCAAGGCGTTCCACGTCAAGGATGCCGAGTTCAACCCCACCGGCCGTCAGGGCGTCTATGGTGGCTTCCAGTCCTGGGTAGACCGGGCAGGGCGCTTCCGCTCGATCGGCGATGGTCAGGTCGACTTCCCCGCCATCTTCGCCAAGCTGACCGCCAATGATTTCGACGGCTGGGCCGTGCTCGAATGGGAATGCGCCATCAAGCACCCCGAAGACGGCGCGCGTGAAGGTGCCGAGTTCATCAAGAGCTACATCATCCGCGTCACGGAAAAGGCCTTCGACGATTTCGCCAGCGGCGGCACCGATCAGGCGGCCAACCGCAAGATGCTCGGCCTGAGCTGA
- a CDS encoding Gfo/Idh/MocA family oxidoreductase translates to MAKTYGVGIMGAGNISGAYLRLAPLFKGLEVRAVADIRPEAAKLRADEFGVAAQTPDELLKNSEIDVIVNLTIPATHYQVSSDIISAGKHAYSEKPFVLSVEEGLALKKAADERGLKVGSAPDTFLGGAHQQARDIIDSGKLGKIMSGTTHVMSRGMEHWHPNPDFFFQPGGGPILDLGPYYVTELIHLLGPVKRLSAFTNMARAERTVTAEGPFKGSTIKVGTPTTIHGVLEFHNGAIVTVGASWDVAAHGHHNIELYGTDGSIFVPDPNFFGGDLVTASIDGTRTPVTPWDHPFGKPNQELDKPVPRANYRAAGLADMMNTIETGAPARCGLDVALHVIEVLDGLLRAGASGEVLTLTTTCERPLALGPDEARALLKA, encoded by the coding sequence ATGGCAAAGACCTATGGCGTCGGCATCATGGGTGCCGGCAATATTTCTGGCGCCTATCTGCGCCTCGCGCCCCTGTTCAAGGGGCTCGAGGTCCGCGCCGTTGCGGACATCCGCCCGGAAGCCGCCAAGCTGCGCGCCGACGAGTTCGGCGTCGCCGCCCAGACCCCCGATGAACTGCTGAAAAACAGCGAGATCGACGTCATCGTCAATCTCACTATTCCGGCGACCCACTACCAGGTTTCGTCCGACATCATCTCGGCCGGCAAGCACGCCTATTCCGAAAAGCCGTTCGTGCTCTCGGTTGAAGAGGGCCTCGCCCTCAAGAAGGCTGCCGACGAGCGTGGTCTCAAGGTTGGCTCGGCGCCGGACACCTTCCTCGGCGGCGCGCACCAGCAGGCCCGCGACATCATCGACAGCGGCAAGCTCGGCAAGATCATGAGCGGCACCACCCACGTGATGAGCCGCGGCATGGAACACTGGCACCCCAATCCGGACTTCTTCTTCCAGCCCGGTGGTGGCCCGATCCTCGATCTCGGCCCCTATTACGTTACCGAGCTGATCCATCTCCTCGGCCCGGTCAAGCGCCTCTCGGCCTTCACCAACATGGCCCGCGCCGAACGCACCGTCACCGCCGAAGGCCCGTTCAAGGGCAGCACCATCAAGGTCGGCACCCCGACTACGATCCACGGTGTCCTCGAATTCCATAACGGCGCCATCGTCACCGTCGGCGCCAGCTGGGACGTGGCGGCCCATGGCCACCACAATATCGAGCTCTATGGCACCGATGGCTCCATCTTCGTGCCCGATCCGAACTTCTTTGGTGGCGATCTCGTCACGGCCAGCATCGATGGTACCCGGACCCCGGTCACCCCATGGGATCACCCGTTCGGCAAGCCGAACCAGGAACTCGACAAGCCCGTTCCGCGCGCCAACTATCGCGCTGCTGGCCTTGCCGACATGATGAACACCATCGAAACCGGTGCCCCGGCGCGTTGCGGCCTCGATGTTGCCCTCCACGTCATCGAAGTCCTCGATGGTCTGCTGCGGGCTGGTGCGAGCGGTGAGGTCCTCACCCTGACCACCACCTGCGAGCGCCCGCTGGCCCTCGGCCCAGACGAGGCCCGGGCCCTGCTCAAGGCCTGA
- a CDS encoding carbohydrate ABC transporter permease, producing the protein MSNTATLSGSAPVSSGPSVEPRGPRPKPFFTPKKIMIYTTLVFFSLYFLFPLYVMVSTSFKTMPEIRFGSIFALPSQINFDAWARAWTSACTGLNCNGLAPGFWNSVKITIPSTIVSIFIAAINGYALVNWRFKGSEIFFAILIFGSFIPYQVMLYPLVIITRELGIFGKLEAVILIHTIFGMPILTLLFRNYFASLPQELFKAARVDGAGFWRIFFEIMLPMSLPIFVVALILQITGIWNDFLFGAVFAGTQNQPMTVQLNNIVNSAQGTPEYNVNMAATVLTGLVPLIVYFVSGKLFVRGVAAGAVKG; encoded by the coding sequence ATGAGCAATACCGCAACTCTGTCAGGCTCGGCGCCTGTCTCGTCCGGCCCGTCCGTCGAGCCGCGTGGCCCGAGGCCAAAGCCCTTCTTCACCCCGAAGAAGATCATGATCTATACGACCCTGGTCTTCTTCTCGCTCTACTTCCTCTTTCCGCTCTATGTGATGGTCTCGACCTCGTTCAAGACCATGCCGGAAATCCGCTTCGGCTCGATCTTCGCTCTGCCCAGCCAGATCAATTTCGACGCCTGGGCACGGGCCTGGACCAGTGCCTGCACCGGCCTGAACTGCAACGGTCTTGCTCCGGGCTTCTGGAACTCGGTCAAGATCACCATTCCGTCCACGATCGTGTCGATCTTCATCGCGGCGATCAACGGCTATGCGCTGGTCAACTGGCGCTTCAAGGGTTCGGAAATCTTCTTTGCCATCCTCATCTTCGGCTCGTTCATCCCCTATCAGGTGATGCTCTATCCGCTGGTGATCATCACCCGTGAGCTCGGCATTTTCGGCAAGCTCGAAGCCGTCATCCTGATCCACACCATCTTCGGCATGCCCATTCTGACGCTGCTGTTCCGCAATTACTTCGCCTCGCTGCCGCAGGAGCTGTTCAAGGCCGCCCGCGTCGATGGGGCAGGGTTCTGGCGCATCTTCTTCGAGATCATGCTGCCCATGTCGCTGCCGATCTTCGTGGTGGCGCTCATCCTGCAGATCACCGGCATCTGGAATGACTTCCTGTTCGGCGCCGTCTTTGCCGGCACGCAGAACCAGCCGATGACGGTGCAGCTGAACAATATCGTCAATTCTGCCCAGGGCACGCCCGAGTACAACGTCAACATGGCGGCCACCGTGCTCACCGGCCTCGTGCCTCTGATTGTCTACTTTGTCTCCGGCAAGCTGTTCGTTCGCGGCGTGGCCGCTGGCGCCGTGAAGGGATAA
- a CDS encoding sugar phosphate isomerase/epimerase: protein MDFSYQLYSARNEASLDDTLKTLSGLGYTQVEGWGGQFADPAALAQSLKNAGLSMPTAHMGFAQLEDTDAALRIVDTVGIDTVYCPAPPSEAFRLGLGDWQHFAEGLARIAAAFKAAGKGFGYHNHHWEFARDANGKTPMELILDASPDTQWEMDLAWVVKANEDPLFWLDKLGSRITAVHVKDIAPAGENADEDGWADVGHGTLDWKTLIGEVKAKTKARYFVLEHDKPADAIRFARRSMDTLKSFGV, encoded by the coding sequence ATGGACTTCTCTTACCAGCTTTACAGTGCACGCAACGAGGCGTCGCTGGATGATACCCTCAAGACGCTCAGCGGGCTTGGCTATACTCAGGTCGAAGGTTGGGGTGGCCAGTTCGCCGATCCTGCAGCGCTGGCCCAGAGCCTGAAGAACGCCGGCCTCAGCATGCCGACCGCGCATATGGGCTTTGCCCAGCTCGAAGATACCGACGCTGCCCTGCGCATCGTCGACACGGTTGGCATCGACACCGTCTATTGCCCCGCTCCTCCGTCCGAGGCCTTCCGCCTCGGCCTCGGCGACTGGCAGCATTTCGCCGAAGGTCTCGCCAGGATCGCCGCTGCCTTCAAGGCCGCCGGCAAGGGCTTCGGCTACCACAATCACCATTGGGAATTCGCCAGGGACGCCAATGGCAAGACGCCGATGGAGCTGATCCTCGACGCCTCCCCGGACACGCAGTGGGAAATGGACCTCGCCTGGGTGGTCAAGGCCAATGAAGACCCGCTCTTCTGGCTCGACAAGCTCGGCAGCCGCATTACCGCCGTCCACGTCAAGGATATCGCCCCTGCCGGCGAGAATGCCGATGAAGATGGCTGGGCCGATGTCGGCCACGGCACGCTCGACTGGAAAACCCTGATTGGTGAAGTGAAGGCCAAGACCAAGGCCCGCTATTTCGTCCTCGAGCATGATAAGCCCGCCGATGCGATCCGCTTTGCGCGCCGCTCGATGGATACCCTCAAGAGCTTCGGAGTCTAA
- a CDS encoding sugar ABC transporter permease, whose translation MADIAVKSGEEARDVARPGLLQKTFLKNLPAKIAALPMMATVLVVFVGCTIWTIYYSFTNSKLLPTGKFVGFDQYERLFTTNRWNISVTNLITYGAMSLVLTLTLGFLLAVLMDQKIRFESAFRTIMLYPFALSFIVTGLVWQWIMNPTLGLQGAMRNLGWENFTFDWITNPRMVLFALLIAGLWQGVGFCMILMLAGLRGVDEEIWKAARVDGIPTWRTYVSIVLPMMRGVLVTAVVLIGSGIVRLYDLVVALTNGGPGISSEVPAKYVVNYMFSGGNIGQALAAATMMLLTVMIIMIPWAYLEFGGKGRRT comes from the coding sequence ATGGCGGACATTGCCGTTAAATCGGGGGAGGAGGCACGCGACGTCGCTCGGCCTGGCCTCCTGCAAAAGACCTTCCTGAAAAATCTGCCCGCCAAAATAGCGGCGCTGCCCATGATGGCGACCGTTCTCGTCGTCTTCGTCGGGTGCACGATCTGGACAATCTACTACTCCTTCACCAACTCTAAGCTCCTGCCGACCGGCAAGTTCGTCGGTTTCGATCAGTATGAGCGCCTGTTCACCACCAATCGCTGGAATATCTCGGTCACCAATCTGATCACCTATGGCGCCATGAGCCTGGTGTTGACACTGACCCTTGGCTTCCTGCTTGCCGTGCTGATGGACCAGAAGATCCGCTTCGAAAGCGCCTTCCGCACCATCATGCTCTACCCCTTCGCCCTCTCGTTCATCGTCACCGGCCTCGTCTGGCAGTGGATCATGAACCCCACGCTCGGCCTCCAGGGCGCGATGCGTAATCTGGGCTGGGAGAATTTCACCTTCGACTGGATCACCAATCCGCGCATGGTGCTGTTCGCGCTCCTCATTGCCGGTCTCTGGCAGGGCGTCGGCTTCTGCATGATCCTGATGCTCGCTGGTTTGCGCGGCGTCGATGAAGAGATCTGGAAGGCCGCGCGCGTCGACGGCATCCCCACCTGGCGCACCTATGTGTCCATCGTTCTGCCGATGATGCGCGGCGTGCTCGTCACCGCCGTGGTGCTGATCGGCTCGGGCATTGTCCGTCTCTATGATCTGGTCGTGGCCCTCACCAATGGCGGCCCGGGCATTTCGTCCGAAGTACCGGCCAAATACGTCGTCAACTATATGTTCTCCGGCGGCAATATCGGTCAGGCACTCGCAGCCGCGACCATGATGCTGCTGACGGTGATGATCATCATGATCCCGTGGGCCTATCTGGAATTTGGCGGAAAGGGCCGACGTACATGA
- a CDS encoding LacI family DNA-binding transcriptional regulator has translation MVTRQKDNSSDLVHRRKPETARRVTMTDVAREAGCSQATVSFVLNNASGIRLSEETRRRVFDAARRLGYDGHVARAAQAVRAQRGRRIGFVVDQLATSPEAVQAVEGLSQAVQAAGDLVFVAQSRTDARIEAELIASFVEQGAVALVYMTIFTREIELPKALLDLDIPVLLLNCYTTDQSRPAVVPSEIAGGQRATQHLISKGHRRIATITGEIWMEAAQDRLKGYRRALSTADIPFDEDLVFNGDWSASAGYEATRKILALQDIPTAIFCQNDRMSIGCYEALKEAGYEIPRDMSVVGYDDEEIARHLHPRLTTSVLPHRAMGQWIAEQLAEHWSADQQRYAIVKLECPLVERLSVTSPRGELPL, from the coding sequence ATGGTTACGCGTCAAAAAGACAACTCATCGGATCTCGTTCATCGGCGCAAGCCCGAGACGGCACGGCGCGTCACGATGACGGACGTGGCGCGGGAGGCTGGCTGTTCTCAGGCGACAGTGTCGTTCGTTTTGAATAATGCATCCGGCATACGTCTGTCGGAGGAGACGCGCCGGCGGGTGTTCGACGCCGCGCGGCGGCTGGGCTATGACGGGCATGTGGCGCGTGCGGCGCAGGCCGTTCGCGCCCAGCGTGGGCGGCGGATTGGTTTCGTCGTCGACCAGTTAGCGACCAGCCCGGAGGCGGTGCAGGCGGTCGAGGGATTGAGCCAGGCGGTGCAGGCCGCGGGGGATCTGGTTTTCGTGGCGCAGAGCCGCACCGATGCCCGGATCGAGGCCGAGCTGATAGCGTCTTTTGTGGAGCAGGGGGCTGTGGCCCTCGTCTACATGACCATTTTCACGCGCGAGATCGAATTGCCCAAGGCATTGCTCGATCTCGATATTCCCGTGCTCCTCCTCAATTGCTACACCACCGATCAGTCCCGGCCGGCAGTTGTTCCCAGCGAGATCGCCGGAGGGCAGAGGGCTACCCAGCATCTGATTTCCAAGGGGCATCGCCGGATCGCCACCATTACCGGAGAAATCTGGATGGAGGCAGCGCAGGACCGGTTGAAGGGCTATCGCCGGGCTCTCTCGACGGCGGACATACCCTTTGACGAGGACCTGGTGTTCAATGGCGACTGGTCTGCCAGCGCCGGCTACGAGGCGACACGGAAAATCCTGGCGCTTCAGGACATTCCCACGGCCATATTCTGCCAGAACGACCGGATGTCCATCGGCTGCTATGAGGCCTTGAAGGAAGCGGGCTACGAGATCCCGCGGGACATGAGCGTGGTCGGATATGACGACGAGGAAATTGCCCGGCACCTCCACCCCCGCTTGACCACCTCGGTGCTGCCGCACCGGGCGATGGGGCAGTGGATCGCCGAGCAATTGGCGGAGCATTGGTCGGCCGACCAGCAGCGCTATGCCATCGTCAAGCTTGAATGCCCACTGGTCGAACGACTTTCCGTGACATCGCCCCGGGGTGAGCTGCCGCTCTAG